One region of Mycobacterium riyadhense genomic DNA includes:
- a CDS encoding bifunctional lysylphosphatidylglycerol flippase/synthetase MprF, with amino-acid sequence MKQPSVGVARKLRPVRARERVVVHVDSLRARCIGALAVFCAACWLIVLFTRDYRHGDWQADGRLGWSLTVLAAVALIARGIFLGRPVTAMHATTAGAFLIVGLGAHVLFFDLLGEVLIAGSGLVLMWPTAAHPRPEDLPRVWALINATKADPLAPFAMQAGKCYHFSADGGAALAYRTRMGFAVVGGDPIGAEAQFRELVADFAGLCHIHGWRMVVVGCSERRLGLWLDPAIVGQSLRAIPIGRDVVVDVGSFELVGRKFRNLRQAVKRTHNFGITTEIVAEQELDAQQRAELKAVLLASPKGARTDRGFCMNLDGVLEGRYPGVQLIIARDASGRVQGFDRFTTAGGGSDFSLDVPWRRRGAPNGIDERLSVDMIAAARDQGAQRVSLAFAAFPEIFDGNQRGRLQRVCYVLIHVLDPLIALESLYRYVRKFHAMDARRYALVSLTQVVPLVFVLLSLEFMPRRRHL; translated from the coding sequence GTGAAACAGCCATCGGTCGGCGTCGCGCGAAAGCTTCGCCCGGTTCGTGCGCGCGAACGCGTTGTGGTTCATGTGGATTCGCTCCGTGCGCGCTGCATCGGTGCGCTCGCTGTGTTCTGCGCGGCGTGCTGGCTCATCGTGCTGTTCACCCGCGACTACCGGCATGGTGATTGGCAGGCCGACGGCCGATTAGGTTGGTCGCTCACGGTTTTGGCGGCGGTCGCTTTGATCGCACGCGGCATCTTCCTTGGCCGGCCGGTAACGGCGATGCATGCGACGACGGCCGGCGCATTCCTCATTGTGGGTTTGGGTGCGCACGTGCTGTTCTTCGATTTGCTTGGTGAGGTTCTGATTGCGGGCTCGGGACTGGTGTTGATGTGGCCGACGGCTGCGCATCCGCGGCCCGAAGATCTGCCCCGAGTGTGGGCGTTGATCAACGCCACCAAGGCGGATCCGTTAGCGCCGTTCGCTATGCAAGCGGGCAAGTGCTACCACTTCAGCGCGGACGGCGGCGCTGCCCTGGCGTACCGAACCCGGATGGGGTTCGCGGTGGTCGGTGGGGACCCGATCGGTGCGGAGGCGCAGTTTCGTGAGCTGGTCGCCGACTTCGCCGGCCTGTGCCACATCCACGGCTGGCGCATGGTGGTGGTGGGCTGCAGTGAACGCCGGCTTGGGTTGTGGCTCGACCCGGCGATCGTCGGCCAATCGTTACGAGCGATCCCCATCGGCCGCGACGTCGTTGTTGACGTGGGCAGTTTTGAATTGGTGGGGCGTAAGTTTCGCAATCTGCGTCAGGCAGTGAAGCGTACTCACAACTTCGGCATCACCACCGAGATCGTGGCCGAGCAGGAACTTGACGCTCAGCAGCGGGCGGAGCTGAAAGCAGTGCTGTTGGCATCACCCAAAGGGGCCCGTACCGATCGCGGCTTTTGTATGAACCTGGACGGTGTGCTGGAGGGCCGATATCCCGGGGTGCAGCTGATTATCGCCAGGGATGCATCGGGGCGGGTACAGGGCTTCGACCGATTCACTACGGCAGGCGGCGGCAGCGACTTCTCCCTTGATGTGCCGTGGCGTCGTCGCGGGGCTCCCAACGGGATCGACGAACGGCTCAGCGTCGACATGATCGCTGCGGCTAGAGACCAGGGAGCACAACGGGTATCGCTAGCGTTCGCGGCGTTTCCCGAAATCTTCGACGGAAACCAGCGTGGCCGGCTGCAGCGCGTGTGCTACGTATTGATCCATGTCCTCGACCCGTTGATCGCCCTCGAGTCGTTGTACCGATATGTGCGCAAGTTTCACGCGATGGATGCACGCCGTTACGCGTTGGTTTCGTTGACCCAGGTCGTTCCGTTGGTGTTCGTGTTGCTGTCGCTGGAGTTCATGCCGCGCCGCCGACATCTGTGA
- the trpB gene encoding tryptophan synthase subunit beta, whose protein sequence is MADLSGPDLPRTSAAIAERTSHDPDSGGHFGVYGGRYIPEALMAVIEEVTVAYEKERVNQDFLDTLDKLQTHYAGRPSPLYETTRLGAHAGSARIFLKREDLNHTGSHKINNVLGQALLARRMGKTRVIAETGAGQHGVATATACALLGLDCVIYMGAVDTARQALNVARMQLLGAEVVSVETGSQTLKDAINEAFRDWVTNAENTYYCFGTAAGPHPFPTMVRDFQRIIGMETRVQIRQQAGRLPDAVVACVGGGSNAIGIFHAFLDDPGVRLVGFEAAGDGVETGRHAATFTGGSPGAFQGSFSYLLQDEDGQTIESHSISAGLDYPGVGPEHAWLKETGRVDYQPITDSEAMEAFGLLCRAEGIIPAIESAHAVAGALKLGVELGRGAIIVVNLSGRGDKDVETAAKWFGLLKSDSDDR, encoded by the coding sequence ATGGCAGATCTATCCGGCCCGGATCTTCCGCGAACGAGTGCTGCCATCGCCGAACGGACCAGCCACGATCCTGATTCGGGCGGGCATTTCGGCGTTTACGGCGGCCGCTACATTCCCGAGGCCCTGATGGCGGTGATCGAGGAGGTCACCGTCGCCTACGAAAAGGAACGTGTCAACCAGGATTTCCTGGATACCCTCGACAAGTTGCAGACGCATTATGCCGGCCGGCCATCGCCACTGTACGAGACAACTCGGCTTGGCGCGCACGCTGGCTCGGCGCGGATCTTCCTCAAGCGAGAAGACCTGAACCACACCGGATCTCACAAGATCAACAACGTCCTGGGTCAGGCATTGCTAGCTCGTCGGATGGGTAAGACCCGGGTGATTGCCGAGACCGGCGCCGGCCAACACGGGGTCGCCACCGCCACCGCGTGCGCGCTGCTCGGCCTGGACTGTGTGATCTACATGGGCGCGGTCGACACCGCGCGCCAGGCGCTAAACGTGGCGCGGATGCAACTGCTCGGCGCCGAGGTCGTCTCGGTTGAGACGGGCTCGCAAACACTCAAAGATGCCATCAATGAGGCGTTCCGCGATTGGGTCACCAACGCCGAGAACACGTACTACTGCTTTGGCACCGCCGCGGGACCGCATCCGTTCCCGACGATGGTTCGCGATTTCCAGCGGATCATCGGCATGGAGACACGGGTGCAGATCCGGCAGCAGGCGGGCAGGTTGCCCGACGCCGTCGTCGCCTGCGTCGGTGGCGGATCCAACGCGATCGGAATCTTTCACGCGTTCCTCGACGATCCCGGCGTGCGACTGGTCGGATTCGAAGCGGCCGGCGATGGGGTCGAAACCGGCCGCCACGCGGCAACATTCACCGGAGGTTCACCCGGCGCCTTCCAAGGTTCGTTCTCGTACTTGCTGCAAGACGAAGACGGCCAGACCATCGAATCCCATTCGATCTCAGCGGGTTTAGATTACCCGGGCGTGGGCCCGGAACACGCGTGGCTCAAAGAGACCGGGCGTGTTGACTACCAGCCGATCACCGACTCCGAGGCGATGGAAGCGTTCGGCCTGCTGTGTCGTGCCGAAGGCATCATCCCCGCCATCGAATCCGCACATGCGGTGGCCGGAGCCCTCAAGCTGGGTGTCGAATTGGGGAGGGGCGCCATCATTGTGGTGAACTTGTCGGGTCGCGGTGACAAGGACGTCGAGACGGCCGCCAAGTGGTTCGGCCTGCTGAAGTCCGATTCGGATGATCGATGA
- a CDS encoding NINE protein, producing the protein MVTDQPWGNAADSGSPSPPPFPPQYPSYPQYAAPGNYFDPSAPFGRHPVTGQPYSDKSKIIAGLLQLLGLIGIVGIGRIYTGHTGLGIAQLLVGWLTCGVGAVIWGIIDALLILTDRVSDPWGRPLRDGT; encoded by the coding sequence ATCGTGACTGACCAGCCGTGGGGCAATGCTGCAGATTCCGGCTCGCCATCACCGCCGCCATTTCCCCCGCAGTATCCGTCATATCCGCAATATGCGGCGCCCGGCAATTACTTCGACCCGTCGGCACCGTTTGGTCGCCATCCCGTCACCGGCCAACCGTATTCGGACAAATCCAAGATCATCGCCGGCCTCTTGCAGCTGCTCGGTCTGATTGGCATCGTCGGCATCGGCCGCATCTACACTGGGCACACCGGACTGGGCATCGCGCAATTGCTCGTGGGCTGGCTAACGTGCGGAGTGGGTGCCGTCATCTGGGGCATCATCGACGCGCTGCTGATACTGACCGACCGGGTGAGCGACCCGTGGGGCCGCCCGTTGCGCGATGGAACCTAA
- a CDS encoding DUF2752 domain-containing protein, protein MSGDCGRDGHRHARYVTAGSAVLLAGGLGYVGLVDPHDTSSIYPQCPFRLLTGWNCPACGGLRMMHDLLHGDLAASINDNVFLLVGIPVLAAWVLLRRHRGQPVLRMPAIITVAVSMVAWTVLRNLPGFPLVPTVLTG, encoded by the coding sequence ATGTCGGGGGATTGTGGTCGCGACGGCCATCGTCACGCTCGGTACGTCACCGCTGGGTCGGCCGTGCTGCTGGCCGGCGGGCTCGGCTACGTCGGCCTCGTCGATCCCCATGACACGAGTTCGATTTATCCGCAATGTCCGTTCAGGTTGCTCACCGGCTGGAACTGCCCCGCTTGCGGTGGCCTAAGGATGATGCACGATCTGCTGCACGGCGACCTAGCGGCCAGCATCAATGACAATGTCTTCTTGCTCGTCGGCATCCCCGTGCTGGCCGCCTGGGTTTTGCTGCGCCGCCACCGCGGCCAACCCGTGCTGCGGATGCCGGCAATTATCACGGTCGCGGTGTCGATGGTCGCCTGGACGGTGCTGCGTAACCTGCCCGGATTCCCGTTGGTACCGACCGTTCTGACCGGGTAG
- a CDS encoding prolipoprotein diacylglyceryl transferase, protein MTTTWLAYFPSPPRGVWHLGPLPIRAYAFFIITGIVVALLIGDRRFAARGGERGVTYDIALWAVPFGLVGGRLYHLATDWPTYFGQGGAGLGAALRIWDGGLGIWGAVALGVVGAWIACRRRDIPLPAFLDAMAPGIVLAQAIGRLGNYFNQELYGRETTLPWGLEIFYRRDPAGFVDVHSLDGVSTGQVALVVQPTFLYELLWNVLVFAALLYIDRRFTIGHGRLFGLYVALYCVGRFCVELLRDDTATHIAGIRINSFTSTFVFIGAVVYVILAPKGREDPATVRGRVGVVVESAEPEPTPELADVATASAATAAAPVIPGEDGESVDSAETVQAAEVAEAETAKAEVTEPEAESEAEEAEEPEVTEPEAESEPEEAEEPEEPEVTEPEAESEPEEPEEPEEAEEAEEPEEAEEPEVTEPEAESEPEEAEEPEEAEEPEEPEVEVEEAADEPETEEPEAEEPDALDTDVVEEAELEPEADTEQAAAAPDDTKPTSSAPAEEPAGSTRQGWRARLRNFRQRSGR, encoded by the coding sequence ATGACGACGACTTGGCTTGCGTATTTTCCCAGCCCGCCCCGGGGGGTCTGGCACCTCGGGCCGCTGCCCATTCGCGCCTATGCGTTTTTCATCATCACCGGCATCGTGGTTGCTCTGCTGATCGGTGATCGACGCTTTGCCGCCCGAGGCGGTGAGCGGGGAGTGACCTATGACATTGCGTTGTGGGCGGTGCCGTTCGGTTTGGTCGGTGGCAGGCTCTATCACCTGGCCACCGATTGGCCCACCTATTTCGGCCAGGGTGGCGCCGGGTTGGGCGCCGCCCTGCGAATCTGGGACGGGGGCTTGGGTATCTGGGGCGCGGTAGCCCTCGGAGTCGTCGGAGCGTGGATCGCCTGCCGACGACGCGACATCCCGCTACCGGCCTTTCTGGATGCGATGGCGCCTGGGATCGTGTTGGCACAGGCTATCGGCCGGCTCGGAAACTACTTCAACCAGGAGCTTTACGGCCGGGAGACCACGCTGCCGTGGGGCCTGGAAATCTTCTACCGGCGAGATCCCGCGGGATTCGTCGACGTGCATTCGCTTGACGGCGTCTCCACGGGGCAGGTCGCGCTCGTCGTGCAGCCGACATTCCTCTACGAATTGCTGTGGAATGTCCTGGTATTCGCCGCATTGCTCTACATCGATCGCCGCTTCACGATCGGTCACGGCAGGCTGTTCGGGCTCTACGTGGCCCTCTACTGCGTCGGCCGATTCTGTGTCGAGTTGCTACGTGACGACACCGCAACACACATCGCCGGCATCCGGATCAACTCGTTCACATCGACTTTCGTGTTCATCGGCGCCGTGGTCTATGTCATCTTGGCGCCGAAGGGCCGCGAGGACCCGGCAACCGTGCGCGGTCGTGTTGGTGTTGTCGTCGAATCGGCGGAGCCCGAGCCGACGCCAGAACTCGCAGATGTTGCGACGGCTTCCGCCGCGACCGCCGCGGCGCCCGTTATCCCGGGCGAAGACGGCGAATCAGTCGATTCGGCTGAGACCGTGCAAGCGGCCGAAGTGGCCGAGGCCGAAACCGCCAAGGCCGAAGTTACCGAGCCTGAAGCCGAGTCGGAGGCCGAGGAGGCCGAGGAGCCCGAAGTCACCGAGCCTGAAGCCGAGTCGGAGCCCGAGGAGGCTGAGGAGCCCGAGGAGCCCGAAGTCACCGAGCCTGAAGCCGAGTCGGAGCCCGAGGAGCCCGAGGAGCCCGAGGAGGCCGAGGAGGCCGAGGAGCCCGAGGAGGCCGAGGAGCCCGAAGTCACCGAGCCTGAAGCCGAGTCGGAGCCCGAGGAGGCTGAGGAGCCCGAGGAGGCCGAGGAGCCCGAGGAGCCCGAGGTCGAAGTTGAGGAGGCCGCGGACGAGCCCGAAACGGAAGAGCCCGAAGCGGAAGAGCCTGACGCGCTAGACACGGACGTCGTCGAGGAAGCTGAGCTAGAGCCCGAGGCAGATACCGAGCAGGCCGCGGCAGCCCCTGACGACACCAAGCCGACGTCGAGCGCGCCTGCGGAGGAGCCTGCTGGCTCAACGCGACAGGGTTGGAGAGCCCGGCTGAGGAACTTCAGGCAGCGGTCGGGCAGGTAG
- a CDS encoding acyl-CoA thioesterase II — translation MSDFDELLKVLDLSRVADDRFIGSHPSKNPMRTFGGLLIAQSFVASSRTLTRQELPPSALSVHFINGGDTAKDIEFHVVRLRDERRFANRRVDAMQDGTLLSSAMISYMSGGPGLEHAVDPPEVAEPHTLPPIGELLRGYEQTVPHFVNALQPIEWRYTNDPSWVMRDKGDRLVYNRVWLKALGAMPDDPVLHTATMLYSSDTTVLDSVITTHGLSWGFDRIFAASANHSVWFHRQVNFDDWVLYSTSSPAAADSRGLGTGHFFDRCGQLIATVVQEGVLKYFPASSR, via the coding sequence TTGTCCGATTTTGACGAACTGCTCAAGGTACTAGACCTCAGCCGCGTCGCCGACGATCGGTTTATCGGTTCCCATCCCAGCAAGAACCCGATGCGGACGTTCGGCGGACTGCTCATAGCGCAATCGTTCGTTGCGAGCAGTCGCACGCTGACTCGCCAGGAGCTGCCTCCCAGCGCACTGTCGGTGCATTTCATCAACGGCGGAGATACCGCAAAGGACATCGAGTTCCACGTGGTGCGGCTGCGCGATGAGCGGCGCTTCGCCAATCGGCGCGTCGACGCGATGCAAGACGGCACGCTGTTGTCCTCAGCGATGATCTCGTACATGTCCGGGGGGCCCGGTCTCGAGCATGCTGTCGATCCGCCGGAGGTGGCCGAGCCGCACACCCTGCCGCCGATTGGCGAGTTGTTGCGCGGCTACGAGCAGACCGTCCCGCATTTCGTCAACGCGCTGCAGCCCATCGAATGGCGCTACACCAATGACCCATCGTGGGTAATGCGGGACAAGGGCGATCGGCTTGTCTACAACCGGGTCTGGCTCAAGGCTTTGGGCGCGATGCCCGACGATCCGGTGCTGCATACCGCGACGATGTTGTACTCCTCGGATACCACCGTGCTGGACTCGGTGATCACCACCCACGGGCTTTCGTGGGGCTTCGACCGCATCTTTGCGGCGTCGGCCAACCACTCGGTGTGGTTTCACCGGCAGGTCAATTTCGACGACTGGGTGCTGTATTCGACGTCGTCGCCGGCGGCAGCGGATTCACGCGGACTGGGCACCGGGCACTTCTTCGATCGGTGCGGGCAACTCATCGCCACGGTTGTGCAAGAAGGCGTGCTGAAATATTTCCCTGCGTCTTCCCGATAG
- the cydD gene encoding thiol reductant ABC exporter subunit CydD, giving the protein MVAAVACGVVISGCAICSAIVLAGIVVRVVSDPSARCARCWAGPLSILLTLWVIRTLAHWLQARLGHRGASAIIAELSGQVLAAVTARQPSELAAQRDATAVVVTRGLDGLRPYFSGYLPTLLLAAILTPTTVGVIAVYDVKSTLIVVITLPLVPIFMVLIGLATAQRSAAALATMTTLQARLLDLIAGIPTLRALGRASGPEHRIAELGAAHRRSAMATLRIAFLSALVLELLATLGVALVAVSIGLRLVFGQMSLAVGLTVLLLAPDVYWPLRRIGMEFHAAQDGRTAAEAAFALIGEPKTATAGHRAVKARGEQICLENLSVASRDGRAPDDLNAMIEPGQVTVLTGRNGAGKSTTLQVIAGLTIPSSGRVTVAGVDIDKLAPADWWPQLFWLSQRPVLVPGTVRDNLRLLGDLDDLEDACAAAGFDSVLADLPDGLDTRVGRGGTGLSLGQRQRLGLARAFGSRAAVLLLDEPTAHLDSHTEDRVLRAIVERARAGATVVVVAHRERVVSIGDKVIDVTAESQVGYAPV; this is encoded by the coding sequence CTGGTAGCCGCGGTCGCTTGCGGAGTGGTGATCTCCGGCTGCGCAATCTGCTCGGCGATCGTCCTGGCCGGCATCGTCGTGCGCGTCGTGAGCGATCCCTCGGCACGGTGCGCGCGCTGCTGGGCCGGGCCCTTGTCAATCCTGTTGACGCTGTGGGTAATCCGCACGCTGGCGCACTGGCTGCAGGCACGTTTGGGGCATCGCGGTGCCAGCGCGATAATCGCTGAGCTCAGCGGGCAGGTGCTCGCGGCGGTGACCGCCCGGCAACCCAGCGAGCTCGCGGCGCAGCGCGACGCCACCGCGGTGGTGGTCACCCGGGGCCTCGACGGCCTACGCCCCTACTTCTCCGGTTACCTGCCGACGTTGCTGCTGGCCGCGATCCTGACCCCGACCACCGTCGGCGTGATCGCTGTCTACGACGTGAAATCGACTCTCATCGTGGTGATTACGCTGCCACTGGTACCGATCTTCATGGTGTTGATCGGATTGGCGACAGCACAGCGATCGGCGGCCGCGCTGGCCACGATGACCACTCTGCAGGCCCGGCTGCTGGATTTGATCGCCGGCATACCCACGCTGCGGGCGCTCGGCCGCGCCTCCGGCCCGGAACACCGCATCGCGGAACTCGGCGCCGCTCATCGACGCTCGGCGATGGCCACGCTGCGAATCGCCTTCCTGTCGGCCTTGGTGCTCGAATTGCTGGCCACACTCGGCGTGGCACTGGTCGCGGTCAGCATCGGTCTTCGCCTGGTGTTCGGCCAGATGAGTCTGGCCGTTGGCTTGACCGTGCTGCTGCTGGCCCCGGACGTGTACTGGCCACTGCGCCGCATCGGTATGGAATTCCATGCCGCCCAAGACGGTCGAACCGCGGCTGAGGCGGCCTTCGCGCTCATCGGCGAGCCGAAAACCGCCACGGCCGGTCACCGGGCAGTCAAGGCGCGTGGCGAGCAGATCTGCCTCGAAAACCTCAGCGTCGCAAGCCGAGACGGCCGTGCACCGGATGATCTAAACGCGATGATCGAACCCGGTCAGGTGACCGTGTTGACCGGGCGAAACGGCGCAGGCAAGAGCACCACCTTGCAGGTGATCGCCGGGCTCACCATTCCATCGTCCGGCCGGGTCACCGTGGCCGGCGTCGACATCGACAAGCTGGCACCCGCCGATTGGTGGCCGCAACTGTTCTGGCTGTCGCAACGTCCGGTGCTGGTCCCGGGAACCGTCCGCGACAACTTGCGCCTGCTCGGCGATCTTGACGATCTTGAGGACGCCTGTGCGGCAGCCGGATTCGACAGCGTACTGGCCGACCTGCCGGACGGGTTGGATACCAGGGTCGGCCGCGGTGGCACCGGCCTGTCGCTGGGGCAACGACAACGGCTCGGCCTGGCCCGAGCGTTCGGGTCCCGCGCGGCGGTGCTGTTGCTCGACGAACCCACCGCCCACCTAGACAGCCACACCGAGGACCGAGTGCTGCGCGCCATCGTGGAGCGCGCCCGCGCCGGCGCGACCGTGGTGGTCGTCGCCCATCGCGAACGAGTCGTCAGTATCGGTGACAAGGTCATCGACGTCACCGCCGAGAGCCAGGTGGGCTATGCGCCGGTCTGA
- the pyk gene encoding pyruvate kinase yields MTRRGKIVCTLGPATRKDDLVRALVEAGMDVARMNFSHGNYEDHKAAYERVRTASDATGRAVGVLADLQGPKIRLGRFATGPTYWADGETVRITVCDCPGSHDRVSTTYKRLASDAVAGDRVLVDDGKIGLVVDAVDGDDVVCTVVEGGPVSDNKGISLPGMNVTAPALSDKDVEDLTFALNLGVDMVALSFVRSPSDVELVHEVMDRIGRRVPVIAKLEKPEAIDNLEAIVLAFDAVMVARGDLGVELPLEEVPLVQKRAIQMARENAKPVIVATQMLDSMIENSRPTRAEASDVANAVLDGADALMLSGETSVGKYPLLAVKTMSRIVCAVEENSTAAPPLTHVPRTKRGVISYAARDIGERLDAKALVAFTQSGDTVRRLARLHTPLPLLAFTDLPEVRSQLAMTWGTETFIVPHMNTTDGMIRQVDKSLLELGRYKRGDLVVIVAGAPPGTVGSTNLIHVHRIGEDDV; encoded by the coding sequence GTGACTAGACGCGGAAAGATCGTCTGCACTCTCGGGCCGGCCACCCGAAAGGATGACCTGGTCAGGGCGCTCGTCGAAGCCGGAATGGACGTCGCCCGAATGAACTTCAGCCACGGCAACTACGAGGACCACAAGGCCGCCTACGAGCGCGTCCGCACAGCATCAGATGCCACCGGGCGCGCGGTCGGTGTGCTCGCCGATTTGCAGGGCCCGAAAATCAGGCTGGGCCGCTTCGCCACCGGGCCTACCTATTGGGCTGACGGTGAAACGGTTCGAATCACCGTTTGCGACTGCCCAGGCAGCCACGACCGCGTGTCCACCACCTATAAGAGGCTAGCCAGCGACGCGGTTGCCGGTGACCGAGTTCTGGTCGACGACGGAAAGATCGGATTGGTGGTCGACGCCGTCGACGGCGACGACGTGGTGTGCACCGTCGTAGAAGGGGGCCCGGTCAGTGACAATAAGGGCATTTCGTTGCCGGGGATGAACGTCACTGCCCCGGCCTTGTCGGACAAGGATGTTGAGGACCTCACGTTCGCGCTGAACCTTGGTGTCGACATGGTGGCGCTTTCGTTCGTGCGCTCGCCGTCGGATGTCGAGCTGGTTCACGAGGTGATGGATCGGATCGGGCGACGGGTACCGGTGATTGCCAAGCTGGAGAAGCCGGAAGCCATCGACAACCTCGAAGCCATCGTGCTGGCGTTTGACGCCGTCATGGTGGCTCGCGGCGACCTGGGTGTTGAACTGCCGCTGGAAGAGGTTCCTCTGGTGCAGAAGCGAGCCATCCAGATGGCCCGGGAAAACGCCAAGCCGGTCATCGTGGCGACCCAGATGCTCGACTCGATGATCGAAAACTCGCGGCCGACCCGGGCCGAAGCCTCCGACGTTGCCAACGCCGTGCTCGACGGCGCCGACGCGCTGATGTTGTCGGGCGAAACCTCGGTGGGCAAATACCCGCTGTTGGCGGTAAAGACAATGTCGCGGATCGTGTGCGCGGTTGAGGAGAATTCGACGGCCGCTCCGCCGTTGACACACGTGCCGCGCACCAAGCGGGGCGTGATCTCCTATGCCGCGCGTGACATCGGCGAGCGGCTCGACGCCAAGGCTCTGGTCGCGTTCACGCAATCCGGCGATACGGTGCGGCGCCTAGCCCGCCTGCATACTCCGCTACCGCTGCTCGCATTCACCGATCTGCCTGAAGTGCGCAGTCAGCTTGCCATGACGTGGGGAACGGAAACCTTCATCGTCCCGCACATGAATACCACCGACGGCATGATCCGCCAGGTCGACAAGTCGCTGCTCGAGCTCGGCCGCTACAAGCGCGGTGACCTGGTGGTAATCGTGGCGGGTGCCCCACCGGGCACAGTGGGCTCGACCAACCTGATCCACGTGCACCGGATCGGGGAGGACGACGTCTAG
- a CDS encoding cutinase family protein, translated as MIARQLAPLFGPAAAAAWGLSASVLPVPAIPSASAEPCPDVEVVFARGTGEPPGVGPTGQAFIDSLRPRIGARSLGVYPVNYPASEEWATGVDGIRDAGAHVVSMAGSCPKTQMVLGGYSQGAAVMGFVTSAAVPDGVDPATVPKPLAPEVAEHVSSVVLFGMPNVRAMEFLGQPPVAIGPMYQAKTIKVCAAEDPVCSQGMNFAAHNAYADDGAMIDQGAAFAANSLGGTPRGPGPAPSPLGGFGN; from the coding sequence ATGATCGCACGTCAGCTTGCTCCCTTATTTGGTCCTGCAGCAGCCGCAGCGTGGGGCCTCAGCGCTTCGGTTCTTCCGGTCCCCGCAATCCCGTCCGCATCCGCCGAGCCGTGCCCCGATGTGGAGGTGGTGTTTGCCCGCGGGACGGGTGAGCCTCCTGGCGTTGGCCCGACCGGGCAGGCATTCATCGACTCCCTGCGCCCGCGCATTGGTGCAAGGTCGTTGGGGGTGTATCCGGTCAACTACCCAGCCAGCGAGGAGTGGGCCACTGGCGTCGACGGTATTAGGGACGCGGGCGCTCACGTGGTTTCCATGGCCGGCAGTTGTCCCAAGACGCAGATGGTGCTCGGCGGCTATTCGCAGGGTGCGGCCGTCATGGGCTTCGTCACTTCCGCTGCCGTTCCGGACGGGGTCGATCCCGCGACCGTACCCAAACCGCTGGCGCCCGAGGTGGCTGAACACGTGTCCTCGGTCGTTCTTTTCGGAATGCCCAATGTCCGGGCGATGGAATTCCTCGGCCAGCCGCCAGTCGCTATTGGTCCCATGTATCAGGCGAAGACCATCAAGGTGTGTGCCGCCGAGGACCCGGTGTGCTCTCAAGGGATGAATTTTGCCGCGCACAACGCGTACGCAGACGACGGGGCGATGATCGACCAAGGCGCAGCTTTTGCCGCCAACAGCCTGGGTGGAACTCCGCGGGGGCCAGGCCCGGCGCCGTCTCCGCTCGGGGGCTTCGGCAACTGA
- the trpA gene encoding tryptophan synthase subunit alpha, whose protein sequence is MMTVEQSEASKLAPVFDSCRADHRAALIGYLPTGYPDVRTSVEAMLVLVESGCDIVEVGVPYSDPGMDGPTIQRATEAALSGGVRVRDTLAAVESISLAGGRAVVMTYWNPVLRYGIDAFARDLAAAGGHGLITPDLIPEEAQQWLAAAEEHRLDRIFLVAPSSTPERLVTTVEASRGFVYAASTMGVTGARDAVSQAAPELVARVKAVSDIAVGVGLGVRSGEQAAQIGSYADGVIVGSALVSALGDGLPRLRALTEELAAGVRRRMSL, encoded by the coding sequence ATGATGACCGTGGAACAGAGCGAAGCGAGCAAGCTGGCACCGGTTTTCGATTCGTGTCGGGCGGACCATCGCGCCGCGCTGATTGGTTATCTACCCACGGGTTACCCCGACGTGCGCACGTCCGTGGAAGCGATGCTGGTGTTGGTCGAATCCGGTTGCGACATAGTCGAAGTCGGCGTCCCGTATTCCGACCCAGGAATGGACGGTCCCACCATCCAGAGGGCTACCGAGGCTGCACTGAGCGGGGGAGTCCGGGTGCGGGATACGTTGGCCGCAGTCGAGTCGATCAGTCTGGCTGGCGGTCGTGCCGTGGTGATGACGTACTGGAATCCGGTGCTGCGTTATGGAATTGATGCGTTCGCGCGGGACTTGGCAGCGGCTGGCGGACACGGCTTGATTACCCCCGATCTCATTCCTGAAGAAGCGCAACAATGGCTGGCGGCTGCCGAGGAGCATCGACTAGATCGCATCTTTCTGGTGGCGCCGTCGTCGACACCCGAACGTTTGGTGACCACCGTCGAGGCGTCGCGCGGATTCGTTTACGCGGCGTCGACAATGGGGGTTACCGGGGCACGTGATGCGGTGTCGCAGGCCGCACCCGAGTTGGTGGCCAGGGTGAAGGCAGTTTCTGATATAGCCGTTGGCGTAGGCCTGGGTGTGCGGTCGGGAGAGCAGGCCGCGCAGATCGGTAGCTATGCCGACGGCGTCATCGTCGGTTCCGCGTTGGTATCAGCGTTGGGCGACGGTTTACCTAGGTTGCGCGCACTCACCGAGGAGCTTGCTGCCGGCGTGCGCCGGAGGATGTCTTTATGA